The following nucleotide sequence is from Megalops cyprinoides isolate fMegCyp1 chromosome 6, fMegCyp1.pri, whole genome shotgun sequence.
TAGTTAATGCTGGCGTTGAGAGAAGCAGCTATTCTTCTGCTCCAAACCAGTCATGTTTTCCAGTGAGGGGGTCTGGGATCAGGGGCGTTGGCTGGACTGATAACCATCAGGGGCTGAGCCCAGATTGTTCTCCAtcaaaaaacttttaaaaacgTACTTCTAGATAGAgtttccatgcatttttttcttgcatgtgaGGGCTACACATTGCTTAAGAAGGAAGGAAGGGTTTGGATTTGATTTACCATATAATCTGCACGTGAATATTCTACTTAGCTCGCCCAACTTTGTTAACTAAAGGCCTAACTACGGTCTATTTGGATTCATGCAACTCAGGCAACGTGagtttttctattttctctGTCTAGTTTCACCCTTACTATCAATAAACCACATCATTTTTATAACCACGGGTTGTTGATTGGGAAGGCGTTTAGCTGCCTGTCATATTACACTACAGTGTAAGGAGGACAGAACAATGGCAAtggcaacttttttttccactgtagataAAGCGCAAACTGGTGAGGCAATTTCTGAGAGGCAATTGTTCGTCCACCGTCTGAAGGCTCCCGATACGTTCATGACCACTATCACTGACAGCTGACACTGACCTACAGTGATATGTGTGTGACACATCTAAATCATTTAGATTTAGTGTTTATTTCCTAGTTTAATCCGACATCTCTCGTGAGTGAGCCAACTTTTTAAACTGACTAACGTTATCAGCTGAGTTGGTAGCctaaagttttattttatggaAGCTGTGGTAACTTATCTCTCAATGTATGACatgatcagaaaaaaagttggaTTGGTCATAAAACTTGCTTCGGGTGTTATCACTGTTTGTAGGACTACCAGATcgataaaacataaaactttttGGCTATCTAACACGAGACTAGGCTAGTTTGATGTCGCTGGCAAAGGGGAGGCACAACTAAGCTATCATTGCTAACGGTTTAGCTGGCTACAGTGCAATGCAAAGTAGCCTACGTTAGCTGTATGTAACTTATATGCTCTGCTCATATCATGTTCACGTAACTTGGAACTCATATAGACATTTACACGCCTTGTCTGGCTCAGCATGAGAGGATGTGCTTCAGCTTCAACCCCTTTaccggttaaaaaaaaaaactcgtgTATAATTTTTTCCTCACACTGACCGTGCGAGCTAGCGTTTAGCATAGTAACCCCATCAATTGAAGAATTGACAGAGACCGGTCAGCCAATAAGACACGAGTATTTCCATGTATTTTCCTGTAAACCCTCTCTGATTGGTCTTGCCTCCGTTCATTGAAGATAAAATACAACATTCCGTTCACGGAAGATACAAAATCAGAACACTGCCGTCACGAATGCCCAGGCCAGGCGACGCCTTTGTCTGGGATGTGGAAGAGGGGGTCGGTGGAGGTGCAATTATGAATCTTTTGAGGACACACTAAGGGGTGCTGTCACATTTAGAAATGATCGCCTTAGATGTTTGTAACAGTCGTGGCATTTGGTTAAATATACTATCTTTGGGCTACACAGGGGTCTTTTCTACAATTTTATCAAGCAGTTCACTCGCGACTTACTGCACAAGAGGACGGCATTTGCAGTAGCCTAATAGCAGAAAACGAAGAAAGTGACATCAACATCACGGCAAACACCGGGGAAACGTGGAGAAAACgataaaaactggaaaaaaagatttttacgCATCGTTTTGAGTCATACCACAGCTTGGATGAATGGGCTACTTGATGATACATACGGTAGTTGAAATCCAAATTGGAGTATTGAGTATTCGgcagtttgttttaatgtgattgtGTTTAGGCTCTTGTCTCTTGTTCGAAACAATAAAACGAGGGTTACTGTTGATGTTTGAAATAACTAAAGTAAATATGctttataaaatgtgtaatgttgTTCCACAGggttaatacatacatacattgttGTAATATGATAATCACAGAAAACGGCGGTTTTCTACACCATGGTCAATGTAAACTACACACTACGCGGAAGCACGGCTGAACAATTCCGTTACGACACAATCAGGTTTAGAAAGTATTGGCTTGATTGATCGCTGGTCAATCAAGCCATCTTAACTAAGAAAGGTCCGATAACGAGAGTCCTGAGGCACAATTTACGAGTGAAGAGAGCAGCACGGCTACATTGCACACTCTCAGAAACGCGAGTACAGCAAGGTGAACAGCAGCACGTTATGTTCACATCTCGGTCTGGCCTCAGGACCGAATAGAGAGGCCGAGTTAGCATACCCTGTCTCTAGGTTTAAGCTGTGTTTACCGAAGGTGGAATTCTTTCCAGTCAACGATgaacattttccaaaacaatAAATGGTGATAAATCGAAATTATACTGCGGCAACACTTTCGGGCACTTTCTCTACCTTGTTTGAGACTAAATACATTACGTGTAGCTTTGCATTTTTAGTCATGAATGAGACACGAAATGCCCTCTACTCCACAGTGCTCCTAAATCTGTCTGAGGATGTAACTACAGACAAAAGCCTGTCATTTGTGCTCATGACACTTCACTTTCCAGTGTTGCTGCAATACAAGCATCCTGCCACACCATTGGCCTGTGTAAGAGGAGCATTTTTATGACCTGTGAATTAATTACGTACAGCTTTTATCATGACCATTTCCTGTCTTCCTTGTTCCCAATGTGAGCAACTGCAGCTATGGGATCTGATAAGGCTACAGTTGATTTTTTGGCCTTTGTCTCAGTCTGTGTTCATGCTCAATCTCTGTTCTCTTCTGTCCTTTCTACTTCACTCCATACAACACTGCCCATTCCACACTGCTCAGCATTAGTGAGCATGTATCAAACAGGGAAACCGGACATGGATTCTATATAATGTCTCATTTGGACAATGTCTGTACATACAGCACAACAGACATCGAAAATGAACCAGCTGCAAATTACAGACAAGAGGAAGGCATTCCCAtcacaacaaaaatggaaatgaccTTGAGTTAAATACTGGTTTCAAAATGCAAGTTCTACCAGGATTCCTCTTGTTTATATAGATGAAGATATGTAGGTCTGAttgtatgaaaatgtttaatagaCTTTCAATGGGTGGAGTCACTCCAAAAGATCATTAATGCAACCTTTTCTGACCAAAGTAAAAGtgaagtaaaaacattttctcagacTAAGTTTCCAGGCTGTGATGCAGACTCCCTCTCAGGTAAGACCTAATGATCATGAGAGGTACATGACTCCCCAACCTGTGGTCTGTTCTGGAACATCTGTAACCTCAATGGTCAAGTTTAGTCCTTTCTGAAGTTAAACCTACACTGAAATAATCATACTCTATTAAGGTTCAGGTCTTATTTAGTGAGTACACCAGACATGAgatcagtcatttcaaatgaacaaacaaaagtgTTTCCTATAGACATCAAATGACTGATTTACTGCTAATTCAATTAATGTGAGTAGAAAACTGACACCTTAAAAGTTTTCCAGTGAAgctgcaaatgtaaaaatatgaccGCTCTCTGACTCTCATACAGCTTGCTTATGTTCCTAATTTGTTTGTTGCCCTAGataaaagcaagagaaaagcaataaaaacacatcctTCGGTGTCTTACCTCTAAATTAATGCCCAACATGAGGGGTCTCTCAGAtgcaaaaacaattacatgaaTTTAAATTTTTCCAACTGGTTCAATAAATTAGGACAAGAGGTCACAAGCCGGAGTGGTACATGGTTCTTGACCAAGTAAGTTATATGCAGCCAGCAGCATGAACATGCTCAGGCTCCAGTTCATCACAGCTACGGTCAAGCCACGTGTCCCACCTTTCTTCAGACCACGTCATTGTTACTAACTCAATACGGGCCAACATGAGGACCCAAGACCCCTGCTTTTTGAAGATCCATTTTCTGATCTACTAACATCAAGGAATATTCAGTTTGCTTTGTTGTCACttggagtgtgtttgtgcaaaagTATAATTACACAGATGGATtctataaaaaatattaataaaattcTGAAGTCATGAAATTTCCTGGCAAGCCTCCATTTTTGAGTCCTTCTACATTCTGAGGTTTTAGAGCAGGAGAGTGTTCTgtacaaatatgtatttcaatCTATTTGGTGCCAGTGGAAAAAGGCGCTTGTAGCATTGAATCCTTCAAATTTACACAGAGTGAAGAGGCTCCTACTCCCACATCACATGGGGTACAGTTTCAACTTCAGCCACTctgctctggtgtgtgtgtagggtcTGTACGTGCGTGCGGGTCTACAAGATTTCCCCTTGTCTTTGCACCAGTCAGTCTCCCAGTCTGTGCATCAGAGTGAGGagtaaatgaatatgaacaggATGCGCAGGGCTTTTCAGACTGCTTGCTGTAGGGGACACTGTGGAACCCAGCATGTCAGTGAGGCAGGGTAGTGATCCGCATGCTCTGGCTGGCAATGGGGTAGGATACCATGGGGGTTGTGGCGTGGCTCATGGTGATGCCAGGAAGGGGCTGGGCCATGGACACAGCCACGGGAGCCACGGAGACAGCCACTGGCGCCATGGAGACGGGCGGTGCCATGCCCTGGGCAATGGTCTGGGCCAGCGCTGCGGAGAGGGGGGTGATCTCGGGGTTGAGGTGGGGTGGAGGCGCTGTGGGCGGCGCAGTGTTGGAAGGAGGGGCAGTGGGGGCTCCCGCAGGGGCCACCAAGTCCTGCTGGGTGACGGGGCGGGGCTGCAAGCCGGCGCTGCTCAAAGTGGTGTGAGTCTGGGCAATGCTGTGGTTGTAAGAACTGACGGAGCCGACAGGAGGCGCCAGGCTCTGCTCAGAGGGCGCTGGTGTGGAGGACAGCGTCATCACCTTGGCCTGGCTGCGGAACTGGGCGTTCTGCTCCAGCAGGACCTCGTTGGTGGCAATAAGGTTGGAGACCttacaggaggagaggagggagtaaataaagaaatgaagaacACCAAAGAAGAGCATCAGTGTGCACAATTAGAAAGtcaaatcaaaaacagatcagtgtttttgatcagAACAGACTAACACCCTGGGAGATCCAGCAGAGCAAATCTGAAAGAGCTGAAATCataaaaagcagagagagggcctTGTATCTGGTAATGCACAGCTAGACTACATGCAGTACTCCAGCTCCTGAGAATGAAATAACCTTTTTAATGGAACCTTCTAGCACTTCGctaaaatagcattttaaaatagctGAAATGTACCATCTTCACCGTCACTTATTGCATTTAAGCATCCACCTTCTGTCCACATTTACTTTATGTTCTACCTTCTGTGCATTTACTTGCCTGTTTTTTCAGTTCCTCCACCCTCTTCCTCAGCAGGgtgttctcctcctccagaaACCTGTACTCCAGTGGGCGGGGTGGGAGGGCAGCCTGCACTCCTAGCTCGTAGtggccccctccccctccgtcTGCTAGCCGCAGCCCCTCCAGCCGCCGTCTCTTCAGCTGCAGTGCCGCATGGTCCACAGGGGCCTCCAGGGGCCCCGCCTCGAACAGTCCGCTCTCAAATAGAGGGTCGTACACTGAGCAGGGGCCCCTGTCAAAGCGCCTGGGCCCTGGGGGACCCATGGAGAGACAGCCCCCTAGCCCCACAccgcctcctccacccccacctaAAATGCCCTGCTCCCTGCAGCCCCCCAAGCTCGGGCATCCCATCCCCAACATGTTGGGCCCGCCACCTCCCCCAACCAGTCCCGACatgctcccccccacccctccacagccacctcctcctcccgtCATGCTCACCATCCCACTGACCCCAGCGCCCATGACCCCGCCTCCCCCGACCCGGGCCGGCTCGTATTCATAGTCCTTCTTCACGTGACGGAACTTGCACTTGTTTCCCCGCTGACACTCCCCCTTCAGGAAGTCCCTGCAGATGGGTACCTCACCGCGGCTCAGGGGCAGGTCGGTTGGGGACAGTCCCAGGCCAGCCGCCACTTTGCCTCGGAGCCTGAGGGGCAGCTCGCCCGTCTTTTTGTAGTAATCCTCGTCCTCCTTGGATCCGTGCACAAAACGGCAGTTGGCGCGCACACACTCCTTGTTCTGGTGGTCATGGCAGAAGATGAACTCGTTCTTCTGCACGCCCAGGTCGGGCACCTCATTGAAGTCCGGGTGGCGGAAGCGGCAGCGCTTCCCCCTCTTGCATACGTTGCGCAGGAAGTCCCGGCAGACACCATCCAGGGCCAGCCCTGAGCCCAGCCCCCCACAGCTGCTCCCGTTCCCCAgcgcccctcctccccccatcgCGGCCGACCCAGCGCCACCCCCTCCTCCGCAAGTTCCGCCTCCCGCCGTTCCCCCTCTGCCTTCCCCTGCTCCACCCACTAGCCCTGCACCGGCTCCTCCCTCTTCACCGACGCTGACGCCCACTACAGCCCCACTGCCTCCCCCACTGCCACCTGACAGGTAGGCACTGTCACGATCAGGCATGGCGCTTGGCCCAGCGAAGGGGGCACACAGCGCACATGTGGgtgtttgtctgcctgtctgtctgtctctacaCACTTATGATTGGTTGTTTCAGCTCTTGAATGCTTCAGATCAGTGAAGTCCCCAGCCCCAACACCTGCAGCTGAAACATATCACAGTATATTAATAGATCTTTCCAGTATCAACCAAGGCAAAAGACATACCACTTGCTAACAACACACGTTATGTTACAACACAAGGCTAAGCAGTTAAATGACATCCACTTTACAGTGCCCTATGAGACATTTGCTCAAATTATCTAGATTAGGCTGGTAACTGACTACACTGGCAACAGATGTGACTACTACAGTTTAACTACAATTCTATGTTCTAAGCTCTACAACTCACCCTAGCTAACGGTGTCTGTCAGACAAATCGgcaataataaattaaattaaatttgtctGACCATCTGGAGCAGATATTCAGTGAGTTATTCAGATGTATTACTAGTAGTATATTACTAGCAGATGCATTACTTGTAGTTCTTGACGAGTACAGGCAATAATTACATGTAACGTATCTATTCTTGGATTCTTAAAGGACtctctcaactgctttttacAAGATGTCAATGAATATTACATACAAATAGTCTCGAATTCAGTCTTACTGTGGACTTTTAGTTTGACATTAACCCTGGAAATACCGCTCTGCAAATTGCTATCTGGCAATTGTAATGGTTATGTATACTAAACAGTAGCCGACAGATCGAAGTCTGCTTGTCGTAGTACGTAAACTGCTGCTGTCAGCGTTACTACAGATACTGTCTGATGTAGGACAGTTAGGTATTTATATAAACTGTAAATTAGTAAAAATCGATTTCCCTCCGTATTTTCGCCATGTACCCAGCACGGCCCACAACCCATCTTTTTGTACGGCTAAGGCGTCGTTAGTTCGTTGGTTCACTAGCTAACTAGTTACTTACTAGGGTACATTTTCCTAGTCAGCCAGCGAGCTAAAGAGGTAACCCTGAAAATCACCTTGTTTTGCACTAGCTTAACTTTAGCCAGATAGGATCGTTTATAAGTCCGATCTAAACTAgttgtaa
It contains:
- the zc3h10 gene encoding zinc finger CCCH domain-containing protein 10 codes for the protein MPDRDSAYLSGGSGGGSGAVVGVSVGEEGGAGAGLVGGAGEGRGGTAGGGTCGGGGGAGSAAMGGGGALGNGSSCGGLGSGLALDGVCRDFLRNVCKRGKRCRFRHPDFNEVPDLGVQKNEFIFCHDHQNKECVRANCRFVHGSKEDEDYYKKTGELPLRLRGKVAAGLGLSPTDLPLSRGEVPICRDFLKGECQRGNKCKFRHVKKDYEYEPARVGGGGVMGAGVSGMVSMTGGGGGCGGVGGSMSGLVGGGGGPNMLGMGCPSLGGCREQGILGGGGGGGVGLGGCLSMGPPGPRRFDRGPCSVYDPLFESGLFEAGPLEAPVDHAALQLKRRRLEGLRLADGGGGGHYELGVQAALPPRPLEYRFLEEENTLLRKRVEELKKQVSNLIATNEVLLEQNAQFRSQAKVMTLSSTPAPSEQSLAPPVGSVSSYNHSIAQTHTTLSSAGLQPRPVTQQDLVAPAGAPTAPPSNTAPPTAPPPHLNPEITPLSAALAQTIAQGMAPPVSMAPVAVSVAPVAVSMAQPLPGITMSHATTPMVSYPIASQSMRITTLPH